In Candidatus Cybelea sp., the following are encoded in one genomic region:
- a CDS encoding serine protease, translating into MALLFLALLDSVSACGGTRASANPAPTASEEGLFPYAAIDRMARASVPIACATDVAGKIGILNINGSGFFVNRRGDIVTAQHVVAALGGCIPAIYVPRSAWSFTDETVDAKWYRISSCDQDAGLDIAVCHLVANPFSDPAIHTPLETVAFDIETKPEGTAVAFTSFALNNVHPITSVGIVAGYFWENHQRFLLVDKGAWYGASGSALYAADGRVVGIVLQAGTCETSTQGSCRYDGLTFAQTAGFIDGFLTRHNVAHQV; encoded by the coding sequence ATGGCCCTCTTATTCCTTGCGCTCCTCGACAGTGTATCGGCCTGTGGCGGAACGCGGGCTTCGGCCAACCCGGCTCCAACGGCAAGCGAAGAAGGGCTGTTCCCATATGCGGCCATCGACAGAATGGCTCGAGCCTCCGTTCCGATCGCGTGCGCCACGGACGTTGCGGGCAAAATCGGCATCCTGAATATAAACGGGAGCGGCTTCTTCGTCAACCGCCGCGGCGATATAGTAACTGCGCAGCATGTGGTCGCCGCCCTTGGCGGGTGTATTCCGGCAATTTATGTGCCGCGCTCTGCATGGTCTTTTACCGACGAGACCGTCGACGCGAAGTGGTATCGGATCTCGTCCTGCGATCAGGACGCAGGCCTCGACATCGCCGTCTGCCACCTCGTCGCCAATCCGTTCAGCGATCCTGCGATCCACACGCCCTTGGAGACCGTTGCGTTCGACATAGAGACGAAGCCGGAGGGGACTGCCGTCGCATTTACGAGTTTCGCTCTCAACAACGTGCATCCAATTACCTCGGTCGGCATTGTGGCAGGGTATTTCTGGGAGAATCACCAGCGCTTTCTTCTAGTCGATAAAGGCGCTTGGTACGGGGCCAGCGGAAGTGCACTTTACGCAGCCGACGGCCGCGTCGTCGGGATCGTCCTCCAAGCCGGGACGTGCGAAACATCTACTCAGGGCAGCTGCCGGTACGACGGGTTGACGTTCGCGCAGACGGCGGGCTTCATCGACGGGTTCCTAACCCGGCATAACGTTGCTCACCAAGTGTAG
- a CDS encoding serine hydrolase domain-containing protein: protein MLRTIALALATLLLAAPASAASPSTATLKAALARDVDQYLATRSKIEHLSAISLSVSLKGSSDYINVTAGRMQYGGGDPITPDNIFQIGSNTKAFTSVAILQLEAEGKLNIDQPLGKWLPQYPAWKNVTIRRLLSMTSGIPSYDNVDEMLAAYAKTPKRHFTVPELIAYAYPTNAKAPKPTTGYSYSNTNYLLAELIVEKASGDTFPNQLDKRFFHGGPNLNNTFYAPSQYPADVLARLPAGYFVNTDPDNKPLFPLLGTNVSLDSLSWMQGAGGISATMQDLARWARDLYTGPVLAPKQRAEMESLVSTKTGKPLAKVSADDPRGFGLGVAQMMLPDIGPIWFYEGESLGFRTVHFYDPATGVIATFSFNSRPPAKEDGAGKLASAIFKTLKSAGI, encoded by the coding sequence ATGCTACGTACAATTGCCCTTGCGCTCGCGACGCTGTTGCTCGCTGCGCCGGCCTCGGCGGCGAGCCCATCCACGGCAACGCTCAAAGCCGCGCTTGCGCGCGACGTCGATCAATATCTCGCGACGCGCTCGAAGATCGAACATCTCTCGGCGATCTCGCTCAGCGTCAGCCTCAAGGGATCGAGCGATTACATCAACGTCACGGCCGGACGAATGCAGTACGGCGGCGGCGATCCGATCACGCCCGACAACATTTTTCAGATCGGCAGCAACACAAAAGCCTTTACCTCGGTCGCGATTCTGCAGCTCGAGGCCGAAGGAAAGTTGAACATCGATCAGCCGCTTGGAAAGTGGCTTCCGCAGTATCCCGCCTGGAAGAACGTCACAATCCGCCGGCTGCTCAGCATGACCAGCGGCATCCCGAGCTACGATAACGTCGATGAGATGCTTGCCGCCTATGCGAAGACTCCCAAGCGCCACTTCACGGTCCCCGAGCTGATCGCGTACGCCTACCCGACCAATGCGAAAGCGCCGAAACCGACCACCGGATACTCGTACTCGAATACGAACTATCTGCTCGCCGAGCTAATCGTTGAAAAAGCATCGGGCGATACGTTCCCGAACCAGCTGGATAAGCGCTTTTTCCACGGCGGCCCCAATTTGAACAACACCTTTTACGCGCCTAGCCAGTACCCGGCCGACGTATTAGCGCGCCTGCCTGCCGGCTACTTCGTGAACACCGATCCCGATAACAAGCCGCTCTTTCCGCTGCTGGGAACCAACGTGAGCCTCGACAGCCTCTCGTGGATGCAAGGCGCCGGCGGAATCTCCGCGACGATGCAAGACCTTGCGCGCTGGGCGCGCGACCTCTATACCGGCCCGGTGCTCGCACCAAAGCAGCGCGCCGAAATGGAGAGCCTCGTCTCGACGAAGACGGGCAAGCCGCTCGCCAAAGTCTCCGCCGACGATCCGCGCGGTTTCGGTCTGGGCGTCGCGCAGATGATGCTCCCGGATATCGGCCCGATCTGGTTCTACGAAGGCGAGAGCCTCGGCTTCCGCACCGTGCACTTCTACGACCCGGCAACCGGCGTCATCGCCACGTTCTCGTTCAATAGCCGCCCGCCGGCGAAGGAAGACGGTGCCGGAAAGCTCGCGAGCGCGATCTTCAAGACGCTCAAGAGCGCCGGAATCTAA
- a CDS encoding 5'-3' exonuclease H3TH domain-containing protein, which yields MIVHLIDGTYELFRHFYGLRRFTDGKQRRFGAVVGVLNTVQQMIVEGATHVGVATDHVIESFRNELWSGYKTGDGVDPQLSAQFEPLEDALRAMGIAVWAMIELEADDALASAAAIASQDSRVEKVCIWTPDKDLAQCVRGDRIVQVDRRSKAVRNADGVRAKFGVDPELIPDYLALVGDAADGFPGIAGIGPKGAAALLTRFGAIELFPPQELGDRRALAVLFKGLATLRSDAKLFTNVDELEWRGPSAEFPAVCERLDAADLLARVTKAARARAR from the coding sequence GTGATCGTTCATCTGATCGACGGAACCTACGAGCTCTTCCGCCACTTTTACGGATTGCGTCGCTTCACCGATGGGAAGCAGCGGCGATTCGGAGCGGTTGTCGGAGTACTCAACACCGTGCAGCAAATGATCGTCGAGGGTGCTACACACGTAGGCGTTGCCACCGATCATGTGATCGAATCCTTCCGCAACGAGCTTTGGAGCGGGTACAAAACCGGAGATGGAGTCGATCCCCAGCTTTCGGCGCAGTTCGAGCCGCTCGAGGACGCGCTGCGCGCCATGGGTATTGCCGTTTGGGCGATGATCGAGCTCGAGGCCGATGATGCGCTGGCCTCCGCGGCCGCAATCGCCTCGCAGGACTCTCGTGTAGAGAAAGTTTGCATTTGGACGCCGGACAAAGATCTTGCGCAATGCGTCCGCGGGGATCGCATCGTGCAGGTCGACCGCAGGAGCAAAGCCGTCCGCAACGCTGACGGCGTCCGCGCAAAGTTTGGGGTAGATCCCGAGCTGATACCGGATTATCTTGCGCTCGTCGGCGATGCCGCCGATGGCTTTCCCGGCATCGCGGGTATCGGACCGAAGGGCGCGGCGGCGCTGCTGACACGTTTTGGCGCGATCGAGCTCTTCCCGCCGCAAGAGCTCGGTGACCGCCGCGCTCTCGCGGTGCTATTCAAGGGACTGGCAACCCTTCGGAGCGACGCAAAGCTCTTCACGAACGTGGACGAGTTGGAGTGGCGCGGACCTTCCGCCGAATTTCCCGCGGTGTGCGAGCGACTCGACGCCGCCGATCTGCTTGCGCGCGTTACGAAGGCCGCGCGAGCTCGCGCCCGCTAA